In a single window of the Arachis hypogaea cultivar Tifrunner chromosome 6, arahy.Tifrunner.gnm2.J5K5, whole genome shotgun sequence genome:
- the LOC112696569 gene encoding thioredoxin-like 3-3 isoform X1 produces the protein MKLKGKGVVTLKYAIATSRIGLGLITGRHRMEKGLSSITTSSSKEGLPLTPHSNFKTASTDDDLAHILFNIKSSKTSAVINYGASWCRVCSEILPAFHRLSNNFPKLSFVYADIDECPETTQHIRYTPTFQFFRDGEKVDEMYGAGEERLRDRVWLHS, from the exons ATGAAACTAAAAGGGAAGGGAGTTGTTACGTTAAAGTATGCGattgcgacatcgag GATTGGATTGGGATTGATTACCGGTAGGCATAGAATGGAGAAGGGCTTAAGTAGCATCACCACCAGCAGTAGCAAGGAAGGGTTACCTCTCACCCCTCATTCCAACTTCAAAACTGCTTCCACCGACGATGACCTCGCTCacatcctcttcaacatcaaatccTCCAAAACTTCC GCTGTTATCAATTATGGCGCCTCTTG GTGCCGCGTGTGCAGTGAAATCCTCCCTGCATTCCATAGATTGAGCAATAATTTTCCAAAGCTCTCCTTCGTCTATGCAGATATTGATGAATGCCCAGAAACAACTCAACACATTCGATACACCCCTACTTTTCAATTTTTTCGAGATGGTGAAAAGGTAGATGAAATGTATGGTGCTGGAGAAGAGAGGCTGCGTGATCGCGTCTGGTTGCACTCTTGA
- the LOC112696569 gene encoding uncharacterized protein isoform X3, which yields MKLKGKGVVTLKYAIATSRIGLGLITGRHRMEKGLSSITTSSSKEGLPLTPHSNFKTASTDDDLAHILFNIKSSKTSAVINYGASCFLVFQVPRVQ from the exons ATGAAACTAAAAGGGAAGGGAGTTGTTACGTTAAAGTATGCGattgcgacatcgag GATTGGATTGGGATTGATTACCGGTAGGCATAGAATGGAGAAGGGCTTAAGTAGCATCACCACCAGCAGTAGCAAGGAAGGGTTACCTCTCACCCCTCATTCCAACTTCAAAACTGCTTCCACCGACGATGACCTCGCTCacatcctcttcaacatcaaatccTCCAAAACTTCC GCTGTTATCAATTATGGCGCCTCTTG TTTCCTGGTTTTTCAGGTGCCGCGTGTGCAGTGA
- the LOC112696569 gene encoding thioredoxin-like 3-3 isoform X2 yields the protein MEKGLSSITTSSSKEGLPLTPHSNFKTASTDDDLAHILFNIKSSKTSAVINYGASWCRVCSEILPAFHRLSNNFPKLSFVYADIDECPETTQHIRYTPTFQFFRDGEKVDEMYGAGEERLRDRVWLHS from the exons ATGGAGAAGGGCTTAAGTAGCATCACCACCAGCAGTAGCAAGGAAGGGTTACCTCTCACCCCTCATTCCAACTTCAAAACTGCTTCCACCGACGATGACCTCGCTCacatcctcttcaacatcaaatccTCCAAAACTTCC GCTGTTATCAATTATGGCGCCTCTTG GTGCCGCGTGTGCAGTGAAATCCTCCCTGCATTCCATAGATTGAGCAATAATTTTCCAAAGCTCTCCTTCGTCTATGCAGATATTGATGAATGCCCAGAAACAACTCAACACATTCGATACACCCCTACTTTTCAATTTTTTCGAGATGGTGAAAAGGTAGATGAAATGTATGGTGCTGGAGAAGAGAGGCTGCGTGATCGCGTCTGGTTGCACTCTTGA
- the LOC112696568 gene encoding S-adenosylmethionine synthase 3: protein METFLFTSESVNEGHPDKICDQVSDAILDACLEQDPESKVACETCTKTNMVMVFGEITTKANVNYEKIVRDTCRGIGFVSADVGLDADNCKVLVNIEQQSPDIAQGVHGHMTKKPEEIGAGDQGHMFGYATDETPELMPLTHVLATKLGAKLTEVRKNKTCPWVRPDGKTQVTVEYKNDNGAMIPIRVHTVLISTQHDETVTNDKIASDLKEHVIKPVIPAKYLDDKTIFHLNPSGRFVIGGPHGDAGLTGRKIIIDTYGGWGAHGGGAFSGKDPTKVDRSGAYIVRQAAKSVVASGLARRCLVQVSYAIGVPEPLSVFVDTYKTGKIPDKDILALIKENFDFRPGMIAINLDLMRGGNFRYQKTAAYGHFGRDDPDFTWETVKMLKPKA from the coding sequence ATGGAGACCTTTCTCTTCACCTCCGAATCTGTAAATGAAGGTCACCCTGACAAGATCTGTGACCAGGTTTCGGATGCCATCCTTGATGCTTGTTTGGAGCAAGACCCGGAGAGCAAGGTTGCCTGTGAGACCTGTACAAAAACCAACATGGTTATGGTCTTTGGTGAGATCACAACCAAGGCAAATGTGAACTATGAGAAAATAGTTCGAGACACTTGCAGAGGCATTGGGTTCGTTTCAGCTGATGTCGGTCTTGATGCTGACAACTGCAAAGTTCTGGTCAACATTGAGCAACAGAGCCCTGATATTGCCCAAGGAGTTCATGGTCACATGACTAAAAAGCCTGAGGAAATTGGTGCTGGTGACCAGGGACACATGTTTGGCTATGCCACAGATGAAACACCTGAGCTAATGCCACTTACTCATGTCCTTGCTACTAAACTTGGTGCCAAGCTCACTGAAGTTAGAAAGAACAAAACATGCCCATGGGTGAGACCTGATGGAAAAACTCAGGTTACTGTTGAGTACAAGAATGATAATGGAGCCATGATCCCGATTCGTGTGCACACTGTCCTCATCTCAACACAACATGATGAAACTGTCACCAATGACAAGATAGCCAGCGATTTGAAGGAGCATGTAATAAAACCTGTCATCCCAGCTAAATACCTTGATGACAAGACTATCTTCCACCTCAACCCTTCTGGTCGTTTTGTGATTGGTGGACCCCATGGAGATGCAGGGCTAACTGGCCGTAAGATCATCATTGACACCTATGGTGGTTGGGGTGCTCATGGTGGAGGTGCCTTCTCCGGCAAGGACCCAACCAAGGTCGATAGGAGTGGTGCATACATTGTTAGGCAAGCAGCGAAAAGTGTGGTAGCTTCAGGGCTTGCTCGACGCTGTCTTGTGCAGGTTTCTTATGCAATTGGAGTCCCAGAGCCACTCTCTGTTTTTGTAGACACCTACAAAACAGGAAAGATTCCAGACAAGGACATATTAGCTCTGATTAAGGAAAATTTTGACTTCAGGCCAGGAATGATTGCCATCAATCTTGACCTCATGAGAGGAGGCAACTTCAGGTACCAGAAGACTGCTGCTTACGGACATTTCGGACGTGACGATCCTGATTTCACTTGGGAGACGGTGAAGATGCTCAAGCCCAAGGCTTGA